The sequence below is a genomic window from Colletotrichum destructivum chromosome 4, complete sequence.
CCGCACCGCTTTTCCTCCGCCTTTCCTCCGCACCATAAGATATCCATCAACCTATCCGACACGTAGATCACAGTCCCTGCATGAAGCACAGCCTCTTCAGAGTCGTCGACTGCATATCATAGATGCTTGATGTACTTGCTGCATACTATGAGTAGAATACGCACCACCAATCCTATTGGTAGAATCTACTCAATTTACTGAGACACGTAGCCGATACGGTTCCCTCTCAaggtcgcacaggtacaATGTCAATGATGGACACATTCTATAGTTTGTAGAACGGGGTATCACGGAGGCATCCAAGCCCAGCTCTAACTAACTACTACCCCGCTCTGAGGGGGTTCCGTCCGCCATGTCCATGAAGGGCGCAAGATTGAAGataaaaagaaaaaagaaacatCATCTCACCAGACTTTATCCATACCACACTCATTCCCATGTAAAACACACACAGCACCGTGACGTCACGCatccaacaacaccaactgtttcatcatcatcatcatcatcaccatcatcaacaacaacaacatcatcaacaacaccacacCATGTTTGAAGGCTTCCAACCGTTCACCGTCACCACGCAggcctcgccggcggtgaCCATTTTCGGCATCAAGAGCGGCGAttcgtcctcgccgctgccgcccctcctcctcctccacggcTGCCCCCAGAGCCACCACATATGGCACCGCGTGGCCGAGCAGGTCGTCGACCGGtacaccgtcgtcgccgtcgacatccGCGGCTACGGCCGCTCCTCGAAgcccgagggcgtcgagtcCTACGCCAAGAGCGTCATGGCCCGCGACTGCGTGACCGTCATGGACCACCTCGGCTACGCCGGCAAGCCCTTCTTCGTCTGCGCCCACGACCGCGGCGCCCGCGTCGCCCACAAGCTCTGCGTCGACAGCCCCGACcgcgtccgcgccgtcgtcctcctcgacatcTGCCCGACGCTCGTCATGTACAAGACGACCGACTTCCGCTTCGCCCGCGCCTACTTCCACTggttcttcttcatccagcAGGCGCCCCTGCCCGAGGAGCTCATCGGCGCGTCGCCCAAACGCTTCGCTGAGCTGTTCATGCTCGGCCGCGACCCGCGCTCAATCACCGTCTTTGGCCAGGACAACTTCGACTACTACGTCAGCGTGCTGGAGCAGCCCGAGTCGGTGCACGCCATGTGCAACGACTACCGCGCGAGCGCGACGCTggacctcgaggaggccgaggccgacctcgccgccgggcgCCTGATCCGGTCCCCGCTTTTGGTGCTCTGGGGCAAGCAGGGCGTCATCGAGGAGTgcttcgacgccgtcaaggagtGGCAGGCCGTCACGAGCGAGGACATCTCGGTGAAGGGTTACAGCGTCGAGTCCGGCCACTACATCCCGGAGCAGGCGCCGGACGACGTTGTCAAGGCCATCACCGAGTTCCTGGTTTAGTCGCACGCGGATTGCTTTGCATTGAGGTTCTGGAATGATTCATGTGTCTTGGAACATAAAACGCCCCCAAATGTCTGCTCCGATTCAACAGTCTGTCATCTCTTAAGATCTCTCTCATCAGCACACTCACTCGCTGTCATCATCATGAGATGCGGCCTTACCATGCAACGCCACTGAGCTGTCAATCCAGTGCTCCTTACAATCACTCTCATACATGATACATGGGACCGACCCATTTCGACCCTAGTTCTCAACGTCGTCTACCCCATGCCATCATGAGAGTCTGGGGCCGACCTAATCTTCAACCCCGCCTCAAAGCGGGTTCATCACCACGGCGTTGTGGCAGAGTGGTCTAATGCGCAAGACTAGAAATCTTGTTCCTTCGGGAGCGTCTGTTCGAATCAGGCCAACGTCGATCTTTTGTTCTTTTTATGGACCCCGTTGGCGGTTATTTTCGTTGATGTTGAAATGATAAATCAGGGAAACCTGTGAATCAGGTTCAGCGAAAGTCAGAATAAACGACTACTCAACTTTCTCAAGACGTTAGAGGTCATATCTTAATAATAGATTCTATTTCATTTTTACTATTCCCACTggtccttctcgtcgccgtcatgtTTCCCTCAGCTTCCTAGGCTCAACGACTGGAACGAAAACCCCCTGCCtacatcgtcctcctcttccgccacAAACGTGCTCGACCCGACATAAAACGCCCTGCCGCTGACCTCGACCCTCCACGCCTTGCtcccgccgacctcgacctcctccacTGGCGTGCCGACAAAGGCGCTTCTGTAGCCCCCGACAGCCCTCGAGACCAGGCTGTGATACGTCCACGACTCCCCCGTCTTCCTCTCGCCCTTGGCCACGGCCAGGGCCACCCTCGCCTGCACGACAGAGCCGGTCGGGCTCCGGTCGATCTGCTGGTCGCCAAAGAAGTACAGCCCCGTCTCCGCGCCCCCGCtgcccggcgccgcggggGCTTCATCGCCGCTGCCCGCGTCCGTGACCATGACGCCGTACATGTATTGCGGATCACCGTCGTCCGGGTTGTGCAGACGGGCCTGTAGGTCGGGAGAGGCGTTAAACGCCTGTTTTAACCTCTTGGCGGCGTTGCTCAGCCCCTCAACGTCGGGCTTCGCGAGTGAAGCAGGGAACCCCAGCGCGGAGGCGCGGACGACGGCGTAGAAcgcgccgccgaagccgacgtcgactGTCACCTGtgcaccgccgccgccgccgcccaactCGGCCCACCGCATGCTTGGCGGGATCGAGACGGAGAGGTCTACTGCCGTCGCCAACGTGGGCACGGAGAGGAACGTGATTAGACGGCTGGTGTCCGTCCTCCAAGCCCCGTCCACCATGACAGTCGGGACCGTTACGCGAACGAGCCCCACGGGGGCATGCAGGCGGACCTCGACCTgcttcctctcctcgtcgaacTCGAGGTCCCTGCGCCGCGGGAAgacggtctcgtcgtcgcagtcgacgaggaacctgccgagggcgatggtggcgtGGCCGCACATGACGCCGTACCCCTCGTGCGTCAGGAACAGCGCGCCCATGTGCGCCCTCCCCTCGTCCACCAGCTCCGTGCGCGGTCTTAGGACGGCGGCGTACATGTCCCGGTGGCCGCGCGGCTCGTAGACGATGCTGCGGCGGACATGGTCGAGTCGAGAGCGGGCCAGCGAGCGCTGTTCCAGGAGCGTGCCGCTGGGAAACACATCGTCTCCATCAACTTTACAGCACTTGAAataaagagagagagagagctctATGGTGGGAGCGGCCACTCACGGGATGTCGGGGTATCCGGCGTACACGATGCGCGCCGGCTCGCCCGAGGTGTGCATTTCGACGGTTCGTATCTCGGAGCCCACAAGGGGTCGAATGAAGGAAGGAACGCTCATGATACCGCTGTATGTAGTTATCGTTTCTTATCGTGGTTCTGGAGGATGACTTCAATATCTGGGAGTGTCTCGGGGAAAACCTTGAATGGTGTGATTTGAAGAAAAGGCCCAAGGGCAAACCACCCCCGGAGTCGGCCCCACTTCACGGCCGTCAACTTCCGATGTCGGGAGCACCGGTGACCCTTGGTCCCGGAGAACACAGCCCGTCGCCGAGTTTGCGGTATGTCCCTTGGCGTTTTTGATGTCTAGCTGCCTTATTTCATGTCTTTTTCTGTTTGACTGTTTCCAGATCTCACCAACCGACATGGGTATCCCTTCCCGTTATCCGATGTCGACACCAAATGATACGAGCTCCAAAGCGTCTTGCTAAGGTGACACAAACGAAAGTCAACTAACCCCACTCACCCAGTCTCTACAGCCTTCAGTTGGTATTAATGAATTTCTTAAACCTGTCCCTCTGCCAAAAGCCATGCCTGTGAGCTTCCGGGATTCCCCATGGGGTACCGCAAACGCTCTACGATGACTGGGACCGTTCCGGATCTACAACACCGTCTGCCTTCGTTTCCCGGTCTTGAGCTCGACATCGGACGAGAGTTGCGGCAGAGTTTTCTTGATGGCCAATGCAAACTTTGTAGCTTCTTCGGATTCAAGAATCAAGGTCTCGCCCCTTGCAGCCGACATGCAGCAGGCACACAACGTCTTTCTTCCTACGGAACGACGTTTTGCGGTCCTCCTTAGGCGACACCAAGTCCAGGAGACGTGACTTTGAGACATTGACTGTGGCCCAAGTTGGGTGATGGTTTTTCATAAGTCTTTTTGGTTGACATTGGCATGCAGGCCTCAGATGCATCAAGGAAAGAATATGGGAAGTGAGACTTGACCGTTGCCAAGTCGATAGATCATTTCATGCACAGACAGCTAGCCCTCTTATTCATTCCACCTCTCATCAGGAACACTTGGCCAAAAAGCAGAACTTGTTCGAGAGCCTGGCCTGGCGTATTAGGTTCACGATCATCGTCCTGGATCCCGACATGCCCACGGTCCTTTGCAGAGCAGCAGGCGTCTCTGCAAGCCGCGCTACCGGCCCGCCGTGAGCGATCAGATCCCGGCACTGACAACGTAAATCTCATAGTCTAAATCCAAAACATCGTGCGGAGAGAAGAACACGACACTGAAAAATCTCTCCGGACCCTATGCAAGGTAGCCCCCATCAACCCAGCATGAGCGGCACGTCCCAAACCGAGACGCACTCCAGCGATCCGAAGTCCTTACTCTATGTTCGAtacgaagagagagaagaaggagagaaaatGAAAACggcccctcttcttcttcccttcaTGCCCGTTGCGGGCGTCGGGATCGAACGCaaccttcctcctctcctctttcttctcaGTCCGCGCTGCCCCTCGGCTTTGACATCGGCAGCCTGCACCCTCAGACCACGACGTTTCACCAGGCCCAGACCCTCTGAGTCCTCGAGATGCGCCtctgctcctcctcagcGGCCATATCCGGCCTGTCCTCGGCGCTGTTCCTCGCCGCGACCGCCGCGGACCACCGAGCACGAACCGCACTCGACCGCGCCTCCCCGTCCGCCCCCTCCCACGACGTGACTCCCGCCCCGGATCCCGCGCTCGCACTCCATCGGCCCCCGAGAGCTCGGCAGCAGAGCGACCCGACATCTTCCGACGGCCGGACGGGCTTCATCGCGTGGTACTCCCAGTCGGACCGCTGGGTCTCGGCGACGTGCCCTTCGCACGACTACTTCGCGGCAGACGACAAGTTCGGCGTCTGCTGCCCACGGAACAGCCCCTACTGCGACGTGGCGACCTCGTGCGGGGGACCCTCCACGAACTACGCCGTCGGGCCGAGTGGCCAGGCGGACTGGTAAGTTCCTATCTTTGGGGGGGGCCGCGCTTGAGCTGTGAGACCGAAAGACAGGCTGACATCCCAACCAGCGGCCCGAGGAACACATGCGATACCATCACGATGCTGCCGACGCACGGCAGCACCGACGCGCGCAGGATCATCTTCTGCATCGCCGTGTCGGAGGCGTATGTCCTGCCCAAGACGTGGTATCGCGTCACCAGTCAACGTAAGTGCCTGCCTGCATTTGACAAAAGGCCCCAACGCCGATTCGCGCCCAGCTGATGTTATCGGGGTCCAAGTTTCTACGGCGGattcgacggcgacggtaACCGTGAGCGCGAtcgtgacgacggcggtgcaGACCGGGGGCCATACCGGCGGTCAGCCCGCTGGGCCCCTCAATTCCCCGCCTTCAAGGGCGGCGCTGATGATCGTGGTAATCGTTTTATTCTTCAGAATGATGGTGTCCTAAGATTTTTCCATGTCCGCAAAAGAGCGTTCTACCGTGCATGGTCACGGAAACCCAACGGACGAACACCTACACATTCTCCGTGTGTCTTGGGACCGGAAACACGGGACTGGAAGCCGGAGCAGGATCTAGGCAAACACACAGTCACCCATACAAATCATCGATCGAAATGACAACTCAACATGAATATTCGGGAGAGTGATCGGATCTCGCGTGAGCTGTTGGGGACAAGAGAGGTTGAAATTGCAGGTAGCAGGAGGTGGTAACTGATCGCCCACGTCGGGACTCAGGATACTGGTCTTGAAGGTGATGGGGAAACAATTCACGCCGTGTCCAccgtggggggggggggggaacagGGGAATAGGAACCACTGGGCACTGGAGTTCATACGGAGTAGAATACATCAAAGTGCGTCTTAGACCGTCCCCAAAGCTCTTAAGTGATGTATGTTCGTTGCCCGGATCCTCGCCCCGTGACTCCACCCCGATCGGTCCCACTTCctccccggcctcgagccgccgCTTCGCAACCGAGACCAGTCGGTTGTGACCCGGCCTACGTTCCCATGGTAGTTGTTGGCCTTTGCACTTGATTGGTAGTGTAGGAAAGGGGATTTTTTGATTAAGTAGCATCCAGCATCCCGCTGGAAAGCCCACGCTCAAGGACGACAAACATCACGGCACTTTCACTCAAGCCCCTCGCGAGCATAAGAGACCGGCCAGTCGTGCCAGCCCAGGCCTCCTCACCTCTTCACACACACCTCGCAAATTTTCAAGTTCCCCAAACCAGGCGCAGAGCCCAACATTCCCGTCCAGTCCCTGTCGTCCGATGGTAACCTCCTCCAAGCCACCAAAAGGCTTCCTTCCATCGACCTGCAAACTCGCCGCGGCTGCCGCCTAACTCAGACCTATTACCCTGAATAAAGAAGGCCCCGTCTCTTGCGTACCCCTTAGCTCATGATTCGTGCGGTCCCCCAGTCCGATGTTTGCCCTTTCCGAGAGTCCCGATGGCTCCTCATCCTGAAAGACGAGACAGGACAagaacccccctcctcacAAAACCCCGTATTCCCACGGCGCTGATTCATCAAACCGGGAACCGCAACGTCAAAGAGTCCAAACTTGCTATTGGCGCTGACTCAGTATCGTATATCGGCAAGTCAGATAGGGGAACGCCCATGAGTTGCCGTTGCGAGCGATCGTGCAACAGGACAATATGGTCCAAGGCAACAGCTGCGCCAGCttggccccctcccccccggaCATAACTCCGGCTTTGCCATGGACCGGCATCATGAACCAAGGCACATGGCGATGCACGCATTATGAGGCGATGAGTGTTATACATCATATTCTACAGCTCAAAATGGTGCTAGCCTCGTGCCTCAGTCGCTGCTGGCTAGTAAAAAAAGATGCCTCCTCAAGTGGACATCTAGTCAGGAACGACGCCCGCAAATCAACGCTCTCTCCTCATCTTCACTACTTTGTGCTCTGCGGTCCTTTGTTATGCCTGTCTCGCACACCAAGTACTTTGCGTGATCAACAGGCACGACCACCATATCTCCAGTCCAAGGGGAGAAGACGCCCCCAATAAGAGCCGAGCCCAGAAGCAGGTATCAGCCGAGGGGAACGCAAAGCACTGCAAGACTAATAGGCCTgctcctctccccttctttttttgggCCGTCTGCTTGGGCTCATGGAGCGCCGAGTCTCGTCACTGACAGGTGCACTCGCTCGCCCTTTCCATCTCCACCCCTCCTTCTGCTTTTGTCACGGCCTCTCAACGCGAGTTGATGCGCAGCATACTATTACTCCTCTTCTGAGTCGTCCGACGACTCGCTGTCGTGGTCATGAATAGGTGCTTCATTCGCACGACCGGAACTGCCAGGGCGCTCTTGATCACCCTGAGGATTTCCATCATACATGTTGCGAAGCctctccagctcggcgatgcgggcTTCTTGCTCCTGGGCGTTCATGggcttgttcttcttgggcttggtGGATTTGCCCGCCGACTTGGAGGGAGGAGTGTTAACAGGCGACGCTTCGCGAGCCGGTGCAGGCGCGAGGCCGTTAGCGAACGTGGGCAATGCCTTTTTGCAGAGATCCCACAGCTTGTGGAGCGCCTCGTTGGTAAGTTGATCgatctcgagctcgagctctCCGCTGCTGTTCTCCTGAAATGCATGTCAGTAAAACACATGACCGACGAAACCGCCAGTAAGTTTCTTACCGATTGACCAGTGTCCTTCTTGATAATATCAATCGCGCGTTCAATGTGCGGACTCTCCAGGTCATTAATGGCATTCGCGATGGCGTCCTTCTCAGGCTGGGTCATGCTACGCTGCTTGGGCTTCTTGGACACACTGCCTCCGCCCTTCTTCGGCCCGGGAGCCGCGGCCGCCTTCTTGCTGGGGGCGCTGCTGGCCTTCTGCTtggtcggcttcggcggcttGGCCTTGGCTGTCTTGGCTGGCTTTTGGGCCACGAGGTTCTGCTTCTCCTGCAGGATGCGCGACCGAATGGTGCTGATGAGGGATTGCGAGAGGTCGATCATGGTGTCGCCAGCGATATCGGCTGTCTTGTAGAGCTGTGCAAGATTCTTAGTCTCCTCTTCCAGCCGTTTCTCGAGCATCTGGATCGTCTTGTTGGTCGCGTTGTCAACTGTCGTAGCAGgtgcctcttcctcttcttcctcggcctcgtcttcgcttTCGCGACTCGAAACGTCAGAGACAGGCTTAGCCGGAGTATGTTTGGTGATCCATTGCTCCTTCTTTGACCACAAACTTCTGAAGATGACCTCCAGCTGCTGTCCTTGTTCGTAGACCGGCTGGCCTGGTTGATTGAACTTGTAGCAGTTCTTGAAGACTTGCTTAATGTCGGTCTGGAATTCCTTGATGTTCTGGTAGTCGTAGTTCTTGAGCTTGCCCATGATGGTACCCAAGTCCATGGGTCGCTTGATGATGGTGAAGTAGGTGGGAATTGCGAGTGCAACAGGGTCCACCGGATTGAGGAACGGGAAGTTGCAATGGGAATTCTTAGGATCCATCAACTCGCCCAACACCTCGTAGGCAAACTGAAGCTCGATGGGCAGCTTCTTCCTGTTGAAGTTCTTGGCGGAGTAGTCGGGATCGCGGTTCTTCGTGGGTTGAATGGCGCGCTTGGGCCGGTCCAAGTCGTTCTGCGTAGAGGCGCGGCGGACCTGCGGCACGCCTCCGGGAGGAACGGCATAAGCCTCAGCCTCGGCCTTCGCCGGAGGGCTCGCAGCAGGAATGCTAGGCTGTCTGCGCAccgggggcggaggggcgGATGTTCGTGACTCGGAGTGGCGCGAGGGCTTCGGTACTGGCTTCGACTTGGCGGGTTCGGCGGAAGGGATGTCGCAGACGCGGGTCCAGGCGAGCTTGACAACACTGAGGGCAGCAAATGTGATCTCGTTGTTGACGCCGTTGAAGATGACAGAGTTCTTGTAAATCTTGCCGAGGTCATCCTTGAACTGACGCAGGGTGCTATATTTGCTGTCGCGAAGGTTGcgctcgagctcgccgatgTCCATGGGGTTGTTAACACGCATGACATAGCTGTCAGCAAGACTGGGCCACATCTTGACAACGGCGTCCTTGAAGTGGGCGCCAtgcttcgtcttcttcacgCCTGCCAGCACCTTGCGGAACTCTCGCGTCTGGTGAGAGGTGAGAGGTTTCGGGTCGCGTTCGGGGTCGTTCCAAAGggggaggtcgtcgagggccgaTTCGCCCTTGCTCAGATCGTCCTGCGCGCCCTGCGGCTTCACCTCGACCGTGGACTCGGCACCTCCAGTCGAAGCTCCGTCGTTGGAATCCGTCTTGGCGCGCTTAGGCGCAGGCTCGGCATCAAcgtcgtcttctctctcgcggGAGATCTTGCtcgccggagccggagcctCGGTCATGGGCACATCGGTATCCGAAGGCTTGGAAGACTTGTCCTTGTCACTGTCAATGGCCAGTTGCGACAAGCTTGCAGGTTGCAGATCTACCTCTTGTGAAGGCGCGGCCGAAGTAAGGGGCGATGACACTCCCTTGTTTGTGCCGTTCACCTTTTCCTCGTCCTGGGTCATCTCGACATCCTGGGGCTCTGTCGCGCTCTTGGCAGGTTCGGATGCCTCAGCCGTCTTCTCGGTCGACTTCTCGTCTGACTTGTCGtccgtcttgtcgtccttcttctcctctgACTTCTTTTCCGACTTCTCCTCGGGCGCGTCGCTCATGTCCACGTCCTTGGATGActcggcgggggcggggctCGCAGACTTGCTGGGCGCCTTCGGGTCCTTTGTCTGGACCTCGGGCTCTACTGACTTGGGCTGCTCAGATGATTTGTCTGCATCCTTCGGTGATCCTTTGGCTGATCCCTCAACCAATTCCTTGGCAGGTGCATCCATTTCGGTGTTCTTGTCTTTAGGCACACTCACGTCCGCATCGTCCGACGTCTGGGGCTCGTCACCTTTGCTATCGCCATTGACAGCGGGTGACTCCTCGGGtttctcggccttgtcgtcgcTCTTCTCGGCAGATCCGGCTTGGCTGAAAAGAACTGCGTCAGCGACCGTAACTGGTTACCAAAGGAGAGATGCGCGTGGGGTGCGGCGCAAACAGCACGGCGATAAATGACAAACAGGCGCGCCAATCGCGGATGCGACTTACCCGTTCGTTCCAGACTTGCTGGTCTCCTTGACCGGTGTGGACTCGGCGGGCTTCTGATCCGAGGCGGCGCGTTCTGATTGAGGTGACGCCATGACTGCCATATGGTAATTACGGTAGGTGCAGAGTTACTGTGCGCGACGCGACATGAAAGTAGCGGCGCGCGCAGGTGATATTCGATTGATGGCAATGGCGCGTTTGTAAATCGTTGCTTTAGATGGATTGAAAGCTCGGGCAACGCGGTGTTCTCGTGGTCGGCGTTAAATGGTGGAAGAGATGTGGAGCAGGGCTTGTCACAAGGAGGAATTGAGACAAGGACAGGCGTGGGGGAGCAGTAGCGGTCGAGTCGATGATGGTTGATGCGGAAGGCACTGTGGAGCAGGTGCAATCGCGCAAGGAAGCTACCGTCGGACcgggaaggaaagaagccgggggggaaggaaggtgCGTCGCGATTCGTGACCGGGTGCGCGCGCAAGCAGTTGCGACAGCTATTACCAGGGATGCAGGCGTCGGGGTGCGCGCGAGAAAGGTCGGAAGAATGATCGCAGATGCGCTGGCGCGTAACTGGCGATGCGCAATTGATGTTGGATACCGATGTTGCagatggagatgatgatCGGTAGTGGGagtggtggtgacggcgacgaatgcgatgcgatgcgatggtgatggtgaggGTGGGTGCAGCGCAAGGCAAAATGGTTAATCCGGCCGGGTCGCGTCGCGGGTTgtggaaggcggcgccgtggTATTTTTTTGGCGATGCGGGAAGGTGGAGGGACCTGAGCGGAGGAAATCGCGTGCACGTCAGTGGTTTttggccgagatggcggcgcgTGGTATTTATGAGAAAGAGCGAGGTCCCCGGAGAGCCGGTTATCTGGCCTTATCGGAGGGGGGCGTGTGCAAGGGACGAGGGCGCGCAATCGCGGCTGGTGAGTGCTACAGAAGGGGTGCAGCCTGAAAACAACGGCAGAAAAAAGAATAGTGGCTCTCGGTGCGTTGCGTTGCGCTGCGCTGGGCAGGGAAACAGACCAGAGACGAGGTGGTCAGTGCGCCGTTTGGTGATCGACGGCTGGGGGTgtgggtggtgtggtgtggtgtggtgtggtgtgtgtggtgaAAGTGATGTGATGGTGAGGATGGAGTGGATGAGACTGGTGAAAGCCGGCCAGACtgacagagagagagaggccggAGGCAGGAAGGAGGTccgagggagggaagggaggaatGAGGACCtggagaaaaaaaaaaaagagggaaGAGATCGTGAATTTGCGAGGAACCGGTTAGAAGCGCGAGTTGAATAGGACGGGATCGgacaggggggaggggggtcagAGGGTGGCATAAAAATGCATATTTATGCACGCTGAGGAGGCACTAGCCAATAGGGTTATGTCTCTGCTCCCGGATCTGGACCAAAGGCGCGAGGCTGGGAAATGCGACGGGGGCCCGGGATGCGGTGTGGACCGTGGACGGGTCGAAATATTGAATGTGTGATGCAGGACGGGAAGCTGTGTTGTTGGCCTACTGAATAAGAATAAAAAGTGTTTGCAAGCTCACCCGATGATGCTGTTGACAGGACGTCTGCGCGAgactttctcttcctcttgatTCTCCTTTCACGTCCTGATCTGGGAGGGAGGTATCTAGAGACAGCAAATTATCAGCATCAGTCGTGCGGGATCATGACAGCCAGCTGTGGCTGAGCTTGACGATCGTGTAAGAGGTGCGTGAGGCTGGTGGAGTGGTGAGATGTGGACAGGGTACGCGCGCGACAGAGCCAAACCCGGCAATGCTAGCCATCGCGACGGGGGTTTCCAGAAAAACAGCGATGTTCAGTTCGTGCGAGGTGCAGTAGCGCATAGTAACATGTTCTCTCATTTCTGTTGACTATACACAGCGGGATGCGTGTGTAAATAAATGACTGCAGTTTGCGCATGTTGTTGTCCAGTCTCGACCGGGACGCAACAGGGCCAACGCTGCGGTCTTCTGTTgggaaagaagggaaagggggaaaagtaACAAAAAAGTAGAGGGACACAGGGGGATCGCAAACACACGCGCAGCAACACAACGCGTCGACGCGAGCTGGGGGCGTGCGGagcgtggtggtggcagcggcagcggaaGGAAGAGAGTGACGGACAagctgtgctgtgctggaTTCGGATGCGACAGGAAACAAATctcggtacgtaccgcaaAACGAGAGAGTATGAGATTTTGGTTGGTTGCTTCCTGGTCTCGTGACAGATCAGATGACTGGAAGCCGTCTTTGGAATTTTTCCAGGACTTTCTTGCATCAAAAGGGCGCGCATTTCAGGATTCGGGGCCACTTCTTATTTGTAGGAACCCGCCAAGTCGCGCTGACCCCAGTCACTGCTCGACAGTTGACCCTCGCCAGGGCATGCGACAGGGATGAACGAGCTCTCAGCACCAATCACCGTCAATGTGTGGATTTGGATGAGACAGATGCGGCATAGCACAAGCGAGAAAGTACAGGACTGCTCGAGCGGCGTTATGACCA
It includes:
- a CDS encoding Putative alpha/beta hydrolase-1, epoxide hydrolase, with amino-acid sequence MFEGFQPFTVTTQASPAVTIFGIKSGDSSSPLPPLLLLHGCPQSHHIWHRVAEQVVDRYTVVAVDIRGYGRSSKPEGVESYAKSVMARDCVTVMDHLGYAGKPFFVCAHDRGARVAHKLCVDSPDRVRAVVLLDICPTLVMYKTTDFRFARAYFHWFFFIQQAPLPEELIGASPKRFAELFMLGRDPRSITVFGQDNFDYYVSVLEQPESVHAMCNDYRASATLDLEEAEADLAAGRLIRSPLLVLWGKQGVIEECFDAVKEWQAVTSEDISVKGYSVESGHYIPEQAPDDVVKAITEFLV
- a CDS encoding Putative proline racemase family: MSVPSFIRPLVGSEIRTVEMHTSGEPARIVYAGYPDIPGTLLEQRSLARSRLDHVRRSIVYEPRGHRDMYAAVLRPRTELVDEGRAHMGALFLTHEGYGVMCGHATIALGRFLVDCDDETVFPRRRDLEFDEERKQVEVRLHAPVGLVRVTVPTVMVDGAWRTDTSRLITFLSVPTLATAVDLSVSIPPSMRWAELGGGGGGAQVTVDVGFGGAFYAVVRASALGFPASLAKPDVEGLSNAAKRLKQAFNASPDLQARLHNPDDGDPQYMYGVMVTDAGSGDEAPAAPGSGGAETGLYFFGDQQIDRSPTGSVVQARVALAVAKGERKTGESWTYHSLVSRAVGGYRSAFVGTPVEEVEVGGSKAWRVEVSGRAFYVGSSTFVAEEEDDVGRGFSFQSLSLGS
- a CDS encoding Putative bromodomain, NET domain, Bromodomain-like superfamily, NET domain superfamily protein produces the protein MAVMASPQSERAASDQKPAESTPVKETSKSGTNGQAGSAEKSDDKAEKPEESPAVNGDSKGDEPQTSDDADVSVPKDKNTEMDAPAKELVEGSAKGSPKDADKSSEQPKSVEPEVQTKDPKAPSKSASPAPAESSKDVDMSDAPEEKSEKKSEEKKDDKTDDKSDEKSTEKTAEASEPAKSATEPQDVEMTQDEEKVNGTNKGVSSPLTSAAPSQEVDLQPASLSQLAIDSDKDKSSKPSDTDVPMTEAPAPASKISREREDDVDAEPAPKRAKTDSNDGASTGGAESTVEVKPQGAQDDLSKGESALDDLPLWNDPERDPKPLTSHQTREFRKVLAGVKKTKHGAHFKDAVVKMWPSLADSYVMRVNNPMDIGELERNLRDSKYSTLRQFKDDLGKIYKNSVIFNGVNNEITFAALSVVKLAWTRVCDIPSAEPAKSKPVPKPSRHSESRTSAPPPPVRRQPSIPAASPPAKAEAEAYAVPPGGVPQVRRASTQNDLDRPKRAIQPTKNRDPDYSAKNFNRKKLPIELQFAYEVLGELMDPKNSHCNFPFLNPVDPVALAIPTYFTIIKRPMDLGTIMGKLKNYDYQNIKEFQTDIKQVFKNCYKFNQPGQPVYEQGQQLEVIFRSLWSKKEQWITKHTPAKPVSDVSSRESEDEAEEEEEEAPATTVDNATNKTIQMLEKRLEEETKNLAQLYKTADIAGDTMIDLSQSLISTIRSRILQEKQNLVAQKPAKTAKAKPPKPTKQKASSAPSKKAAAAPGPKKGGGSVSKKPKQRSMTQPEKDAIANAINDLESPHIERAIDIIKKDTGQSENSSGELELEIDQLTNEALHKLWDLCKKALPTFANGLAPAPAREASPVNTPPSKSAGKSTKPKKNKPMNAQEQEARIAELERLRNMYDGNPQGDQERPGSSGRANEAPIHDHDSESSDDSEEE